A section of the Citrus sinensis cultivar Valencia sweet orange chromosome 8, DVS_A1.0, whole genome shotgun sequence genome encodes:
- the LOC102628935 gene encoding branched-chain-amino-acid aminotransferase 6-like isoform X6, which translates to MLKVSDYFRKWSIPSRIAGSILYKTRDQYCRTAGAEVEGYNEPSVNSNVNGEYAKINWDVLGFGLIPTDYMYIMNCSKDQHFSQGTLTPFGKIEMNPSSGILNYGQGLFEGLKAHRTANGRILLFRPEQNAMRMKVGAKRMCMQAPTVEQFVNAVKQTVHSNKRWVPPPGKGAMYIRPLLMGSGPVLGVAPASEYTFITYASPVGNYHKGVLNLIVEEKFRRAIPGGTGEVKAVTNYAIIYKPIAEAKAKGFTDVLFLNAEKYIEEVSTTNIFLVKGNEILTPPTSGTILPGITRKSIIEITHVLGYQVKERAIPVEELFDAEEVFCTGTAVGVNSVNSITYQDTRIAYKRGAGTVGQELYEMLTGIQTGRIEDKMGWTVELD; encoded by the exons ATGTTAAAAGTAAGTGATTATTTCAGAAAATGGAGCATACCATCAAGAATAGCAGGATCGATTCTGTATAAG aCAAGAGATCAATATTGTAGAACGGCGGGAGCGGAAGTGGAAGGTTACAATGAACCAAGTGTTAATAG CAATGTCAATGGAGAATATGCAAAGATCAATTGGGATGTCCTTGGATTTGGCCTAATTCCAACTGATTATATGTACATAATGAATTGTTCTAAAGACCAACACTTCTCACAAGGAACTCTCACTCCATTTGGAAAGATAGAGATGAACCCTTCATCTGGAATTTTAAACTATGGACAG GGTTTGTTCGAAGGTTTGAAGGCACACAGGACAGCAAATGGGCGTATCCTACTGTTTCGGCCAGAACAAAATGCCATGCGCATGAAAGTGGGTGCAAAAAGAATGTGCATGCAGGCACCAACTGTAGAACAATTTGTGAATGCAGTAAAGCAAACTGTACACTCCAACAAGCGATGg GTGCCTCCACCAGGGAAAGGAGCAATGTATATAAGGCCTTTGCTTATGGGAAGTGGACCGGTTCTAGGAGTTGCACCAGCCTCCGAATACACCTTCATAACTTATGCTTCTCCTGTAGGCAATTATCATAAG GGTGtactaaatttgattgtggAGGAAAAATTTCGTCGAGCTATTCCTGGAGGAACTGGAGAAGTCAAGGCTGTCACCAATTATGCTATA ATTTACAAACCAATTGCTGAAGCGAAGGCCAAAGGGTTCACCGATGTCTTGTTCCTTAATGCCGAAAAATACATCGAAGAGGTTTCTACcactaatatttttcttgtgaaG ggaaatgaaattttaactCCACCAACGAGTGGAACTATTCTGCCTGGAATCACTCGAAAAAGTATCATCGAAATCACCCATGTTTTGGGTTACCAG GTTAAAGAACGTGCCATACCGGTGGAGGAATTGTTTGATGCCGAAGAAGTTTTCTGTACAGGAACTGCAGTGGGGGTTAATTCTGTTAACAGCATAACTTATCAGGATACAAG GATTGCGTACAAAAGAGGAGCAGGGACTGTGGGGCAAGAGCTATATGAAATGCTAACAGGAATCCAAACTGGCCGCATTGAGGACAAGATGGGATGGACTGTCGAGCTTGATTGA
- the LOC102628935 gene encoding branched-chain-amino-acid aminotransferase 6-like isoform X2, which translates to MLKVSDYFRKWSIPSRIAGSILYKTRDQYCRTAGAEVEGYNEPSVNSSNVNGEYAKINWDVLGFGLIPTDYMYIMNCSKDQHFSQGTLTPFGKIEMNPSSGILNYGQGLFEGLKAHRTANGRILLFRPEQNAMRMKVGAKRMCMQAPTVEQFVNAVKQTVHSNKRWVPPPGKGAMYIRPLLMGSGPVLGVAPASEYTFITYASPVGNYHKGVLNLIVEEKFRRAIPGGTGEVKAVTNYAIIYKPIAEAKAKGFTDVLFLNAEKYIEEVSTTNIFLVKGNEILTPPTSGTILPGITRKSIIEITHVLGYQVKERAIPVEELFDAEEVFCTGTAVGVNSVNSITYQDTRIAYKRGAGTVGQELYEMLTGIQTGRIEDKMGWTVELD; encoded by the exons ATGTTAAAAGTAAGTGATTATTTCAGAAAATGGAGCATACCATCAAGAATAGCAGGATCGATTCTGTATAAG aCAAGAGATCAATATTGTAGAACGGCGGGAGCGGAAGTGGAAGGTTACAATGAACCAAGTGTTAATAG CAGCAATGTCAATGGAGAATATGCAAAGATCAATTGGGATGTCCTTGGATTTGGCCTAATTCCAACTGATTATATGTACATAATGAATTGTTCTAAAGACCAACACTTCTCACAAGGAACTCTCACTCCATTTGGAAAGATAGAGATGAACCCTTCATCTGGAATTTTAAACTATGGACAG GGTTTGTTCGAAGGTTTGAAGGCACACAGGACAGCAAATGGGCGTATCCTACTGTTTCGGCCAGAACAAAATGCCATGCGCATGAAAGTGGGTGCAAAAAGAATGTGCATGCAGGCACCAACTGTAGAACAATTTGTGAATGCAGTAAAGCAAACTGTACACTCCAACAAGCGATGg GTGCCTCCACCAGGGAAAGGAGCAATGTATATAAGGCCTTTGCTTATGGGAAGTGGACCGGTTCTAGGAGTTGCACCAGCCTCCGAATACACCTTCATAACTTATGCTTCTCCTGTAGGCAATTATCATAAG GGTGtactaaatttgattgtggAGGAAAAATTTCGTCGAGCTATTCCTGGAGGAACTGGAGAAGTCAAGGCTGTCACCAATTATGCTATA ATTTACAAACCAATTGCTGAAGCGAAGGCCAAAGGGTTCACCGATGTCTTGTTCCTTAATGCCGAAAAATACATCGAAGAGGTTTCTACcactaatatttttcttgtgaaG ggaaatgaaattttaactCCACCAACGAGTGGAACTATTCTGCCTGGAATCACTCGAAAAAGTATCATCGAAATCACCCATGTTTTGGGTTACCAG GTTAAAGAACGTGCCATACCGGTGGAGGAATTGTTTGATGCCGAAGAAGTTTTCTGTACAGGAACTGCAGTGGGGGTTAATTCTGTTAACAGCATAACTTATCAGGATACAAG GATTGCGTACAAAAGAGGAGCAGGGACTGTGGGGCAAGAGCTATATGAAATGCTAACAGGAATCCAAACTGGCCGCATTGAGGACAAGATGGGATGGACTGTCGAGCTTGATTGA
- the LOC102628935 gene encoding branched-chain-amino-acid aminotransferase 2, chloroplastic-like isoform X7, translated as MLKVSDYFRKWSIPSRIAGSILYKTRDQYCRTAGAEVEGYNEPSVNSSNVNGEYAKINWDVLGFGLIPTDYMYIMNCSKDQHFSQGTLTPFGKIEMNPSSGILNYGQGLFEGLKAHRTANGRILLFRPEQNAMRMKVGAKRMCMQAPTVEQFVNAVKQTVHSNKRWVPPPGKGAMYIRPLLMGSGPVLGVAPASEYTFITYASPVGNYHKGVLNLIVEEKFRRAIPGGTGEVKAVTNYAIIYKPIAEAKAKGFTDVLFLNAEKYIEEVSTTNIFLVKGNEILTPPTSGTILPGITRKSIIEITHVLGYQVKERAIPVEELFDAEEVFCTGTAVGVNSVNSITYQDTRYVILHANYILS; from the exons ATGTTAAAAGTAAGTGATTATTTCAGAAAATGGAGCATACCATCAAGAATAGCAGGATCGATTCTGTATAAG aCAAGAGATCAATATTGTAGAACGGCGGGAGCGGAAGTGGAAGGTTACAATGAACCAAGTGTTAATAG CAGCAATGTCAATGGAGAATATGCAAAGATCAATTGGGATGTCCTTGGATTTGGCCTAATTCCAACTGATTATATGTACATAATGAATTGTTCTAAAGACCAACACTTCTCACAAGGAACTCTCACTCCATTTGGAAAGATAGAGATGAACCCTTCATCTGGAATTTTAAACTATGGACAG GGTTTGTTCGAAGGTTTGAAGGCACACAGGACAGCAAATGGGCGTATCCTACTGTTTCGGCCAGAACAAAATGCCATGCGCATGAAAGTGGGTGCAAAAAGAATGTGCATGCAGGCACCAACTGTAGAACAATTTGTGAATGCAGTAAAGCAAACTGTACACTCCAACAAGCGATGg GTGCCTCCACCAGGGAAAGGAGCAATGTATATAAGGCCTTTGCTTATGGGAAGTGGACCGGTTCTAGGAGTTGCACCAGCCTCCGAATACACCTTCATAACTTATGCTTCTCCTGTAGGCAATTATCATAAG GGTGtactaaatttgattgtggAGGAAAAATTTCGTCGAGCTATTCCTGGAGGAACTGGAGAAGTCAAGGCTGTCACCAATTATGCTATA ATTTACAAACCAATTGCTGAAGCGAAGGCCAAAGGGTTCACCGATGTCTTGTTCCTTAATGCCGAAAAATACATCGAAGAGGTTTCTACcactaatatttttcttgtgaaG ggaaatgaaattttaactCCACCAACGAGTGGAACTATTCTGCCTGGAATCACTCGAAAAAGTATCATCGAAATCACCCATGTTTTGGGTTACCAG GTTAAAGAACGTGCCATACCGGTGGAGGAATTGTTTGATGCCGAAGAAGTTTTCTGTACAGGAACTGCAGTGGGGGTTAATTCTGTTAACAGCATAACTTATCAGGATACAAG
- the LOC102628935 gene encoding branched-chain-amino-acid aminotransferase 6-like isoform X9 produces MNQVLIDQHFSQGTLTPFGKIEMNPSSGILNYGQGLFEGLKAHRTANGRILLFRPEQNAMRMKVGAKRMCMQAPTVEQFVNAVKQTVHSNKRWVPPPGKGAMYIRPLLMGSGPVLGVAPASEYTFITYASPVGNYHKGVLNLIVEEKFRRAIPGGTGEVKAVTNYAIIYKPIAEAKAKGFTDVLFLNAEKYIEEVSTTNIFLVKGNEILTPPTSGTILPGITRKSIIEITHVLGYQVKERAIPVEELFDAEEVFCTGTAVGVNSVNSITYQDTRIAYKRGAGTVGQELYEMLTGIQTGRIEDKMGWTVELD; encoded by the exons ATGAACCAAGTGTTAATAG ACCAACACTTCTCACAAGGAACTCTCACTCCATTTGGAAAGATAGAGATGAACCCTTCATCTGGAATTTTAAACTATGGACAG GGTTTGTTCGAAGGTTTGAAGGCACACAGGACAGCAAATGGGCGTATCCTACTGTTTCGGCCAGAACAAAATGCCATGCGCATGAAAGTGGGTGCAAAAAGAATGTGCATGCAGGCACCAACTGTAGAACAATTTGTGAATGCAGTAAAGCAAACTGTACACTCCAACAAGCGATGg GTGCCTCCACCAGGGAAAGGAGCAATGTATATAAGGCCTTTGCTTATGGGAAGTGGACCGGTTCTAGGAGTTGCACCAGCCTCCGAATACACCTTCATAACTTATGCTTCTCCTGTAGGCAATTATCATAAG GGTGtactaaatttgattgtggAGGAAAAATTTCGTCGAGCTATTCCTGGAGGAACTGGAGAAGTCAAGGCTGTCACCAATTATGCTATA ATTTACAAACCAATTGCTGAAGCGAAGGCCAAAGGGTTCACCGATGTCTTGTTCCTTAATGCCGAAAAATACATCGAAGAGGTTTCTACcactaatatttttcttgtgaaG ggaaatgaaattttaactCCACCAACGAGTGGAACTATTCTGCCTGGAATCACTCGAAAAAGTATCATCGAAATCACCCATGTTTTGGGTTACCAG GTTAAAGAACGTGCCATACCGGTGGAGGAATTGTTTGATGCCGAAGAAGTTTTCTGTACAGGAACTGCAGTGGGGGTTAATTCTGTTAACAGCATAACTTATCAGGATACAAG GATTGCGTACAAAAGAGGAGCAGGGACTGTGGGGCAAGAGCTATATGAAATGCTAACAGGAATCCAAACTGGCCGCATTGAGGACAAGATGGGATGGACTGTCGAGCTTGATTGA